GCAGGTCGGCTCAGATTGGATATGTATCTACATATTACCGTTGGTTTTCTTTTATGAAATTAAAGAACATCTCTTATAGTTTTCAATCAATTAATTACAAAGTTAATTTGGctttatataatacataattttttatgttcCTATATATAGAAGAGGACTAACTAATGCCAACTTCACAAATAAGAGCtaaaatgaaaacaataatCCACAAGTCGATGATCGCCGGAGTACAGAGCGTCATGCCGGTGGAAGTGACGCAACAACGTGAAGTCCGTTCCATATCAGtcgaagatcccgtcggagcaGGAATATTCCGGCGAACACTAAACATAGTTACGTACTACAAACAAGCAGGTGATAGTGGCGAGAGAGGGTGGTTAGTCGCCGGTTGGATAAAGGAGTCGTTAGGGAGAGCCTTGACCGAGCAGCCGTTGCTTTGTGGTAGACTGCGGCGGAGGAGGACGACGAAGGGAGAGGAAGATGGTCTGGAGGTGGTGACCAACGATAGTGGCGCTAGGCTGGTAGAGGCTAGGTTTCCGGCAAGTTTGCCGGAGTTTTTTGAAATGGTGAAGAGAGACAAAAACAGAGCTGAAGCAGAGACTGTCTTCTGGAGAGACATTGATGAAGTTGATCCTCAGTTCTCTCCATTGTTCTATGTTCAGGTAACTAATCAACAGTAAAACTATTCATAAGATAATGGTCAAAATAACATAGTAAGTAAACTGagtattcagaaaaaaaatagtataatatAACTTTACAAGTGTAGTagagttatattatatatagagaaattcttgggttcaccccctaggatgaacctctaggttcaccatccaatagtgtttgagtatttgatatttgatatcttttaaaaaaaagaaataaaattgaatatcaaaattagattatatttttaaaataaaataataaaaatacataaaaatagttacaaaaaataaattaattaatattattaagtcttcagcaaaatactaaaccatataccctaaatcctaaaccctaaacgttaaaccttaaactttggataaactctaaaccgttggaaaatcttaaaccctaaatcatacattacaaactaaatttcaataacactaaaccctgaatcctaatcactaaaccctaaactcttgggtaaactctgaacccttggataaatcataaactgtaaagtttaattttaaatatttttgatttagagtttatgatttatccaagggttcagggtttatccaagggttcagggtttagtgattagggtttagggtttaatgttattaagatttagtttttaatgtatgatttagggtttaaaaatttccaatggtttacggtttatccaaaatttaaggtttataatttagggtttggagtttaggatttagggtataggatttagtattttgcggtttaacaatatttatttatttattttttgtaactatttttatgtatttttattgttttattttaaaaatataatcttatttggaaattcaatcttgtttccttttttaaaagatattaaatatcaaatactcaaacactattggttggtaaATTTAGAGGTTCACcgtagggggtgaacccaagaatttctcttgtatatatatagatataacaATTATATTAGAGCTATATATTATATCTTAACACTTTTTGATCAGCTATTTCTATTgatattgttttcattttttcaacttttaaatgtggttgaggttgtttttggtatttatatatcttaataGGTGACTAATTTTGAGAGTGGTGGATACTCCATTGGGATAAGCTGCAGCATCCTAATAGCTGATCTCCTCATTGAGACAGATTTCTTGAAAAAATGGGCTAAAATCCAAAGCTCTTTGGCTCATTCTCAGACCACACTCAAACCAATCTTCTACCTCCCACCAGTCAAAAGAGATAAATTCATCAATGAACTTCCTAGGCCAGTCTCGGTTCTTGACCGCGGTGGACCCCTTGTAATCCGGGCCAAAACATGCTCGAAAACGCCACTAGCTTGCATGAAAAAATCTGTTAAAGCTGCTGAGGATGTATTCTTGTTCCTCAAGGAACAAAGCGGTGGCGAAAATAATACTACTGAGCGTCATGGTATGAAGGTAGAGATACACTCGAGAGATGTAGCGATTGGCGATTGCGATTGTGGTGACCATTTAGAGGAGACAGATGTTGGAGTACTGCTTGATGTGAGTTTAGTGTTCGAGGACAAGTTTGAATTCAATTCATGTTGGGTTGGGTCTGTCGCGAAAGGGGTTGTGCTTATCTTCCCATCTACTTTGGGAGGTACCAAGTCGCTTGTCAAATTTATTGTTGCATCGCCAAAAAATGCGACTCATTAATATCAGTGGcattattatttaactttttattgtGTGGTTTGGTTTCTAAGATTAAATAAATCGACGATGATAATAACTCCTTAAAAAAATATGGTTTGTTAGAATAATGTCTTGATaatctttacgtatttttatcttttaaaaccAAGGATACCTATATTCGCTTTGATTAATTCAGATCTTTAAGTAGACTTTCACTAATACTGATTGTTATGACGAAGATGATCAAAGAGATCTATAATAATAAACGGGGGTTTTTTCTCACTTCCTGCAGCCACGTCCGTTTTTTAGGGGTGGGCACATGTCGCCACGTGTCGGCGCTTAATTGGttacgtttttttgttttttttttcccttattCGGTTTGGGCTCCGGCTTAtgtgttgtttttttatttgttttgtcacGGCCCATCTTGAACCCTGCTCTTATGAACTGATCTTGCCCAGGGTTTTCACGTCTCGTCTTCGTCTTCTACCTTCTCATCATCGAACGCGAGACGCAGAAATTCGAGCCTGTTCAGTATCCCTAGCGCCTCCGATTTCAATAACTCTGCAACTTAACTCCACTGAGCGGTAGAGAAGGTGAGAGCCACCActggatctctctctctctctcccgtgttggatctctctctctccaggcACTGTCACGtttacatctctctctctctccctctctccctctctctgaGTTTTGATTtcgttttgtttttgtcttgGTAAAGAAAGTTGGAGGAAGCAGAGAAGCTTGATGGAGGAGGACGGAGAAGAAGCTTCACGAGGTGGAGGAGGCTGGACGAACAGACAGCGGAAGAGGCGGGATGAAAaggcggaggaggaggcatgACGCTCAAGTTTGCCAGCGGTGGAGAGTTCAACAAGAAGATGGCGGCCTCTTGATTAGGTTTAGTGttgtatttttagttttttttttaaattttgtttaatggtataaaccaatttaaaattacaaaccggttcaaatattttgtaaacctgttttaatatatacattatatgtTTATCTATATTCTAGAGTGATGAGAGGACGAGATCTTTGTAGATGCAGTTTTGAGTGATGAGGTCTGACACGGAGGCCAAGCCGTGGACGTTAATGGCAGCATAGAAGCTGGAGACAGCTTCAGAGTTCAGACACAGATGTGGGAGCTGTTCGGGACGCAATGTCGATGGCTGTCTCCCACCACGCAGCTGATTTTGCAGACGGACTACAAGATGTGAACAATTGCCACCGAGTGACGGTTGTTGGTTTCAAACTATTGCCAGAAAGGTGAGTGAGAAGTTTCATCTCATTGGttacatatatttgtatatattctacaaatatatc
This genomic stretch from Brassica napus cultivar Da-Ae chromosome C9, Da-Ae, whole genome shotgun sequence harbors:
- the LOC106450525 gene encoding uncharacterized protein LOC106450525 isoform X3; this translates as MPTSQIRAKMKTIIHKSMIAGVQSVMPVEVTQQREVRSISVEDPVGAGIFRRTLNIVTYYKQAGDSGERGWLVAGWIKESLGRALTEQPLLCGRLRRRRTTKGEEDGLEVVTNDSGARLVEARFPASLPEFFEMVKRDKNRAEAETVFWRDIDEVDPQFSPLFYVQVTNFESGGYSIGISCSILIADLLIETDFLKKWAKIQSSLAHSQTTLKPIFYLPPVKRDKFINELPRPVSVLDRGGPLVIRAKTCSKTPLACMKKSVKAAEDVFLFLKEQSGGENNTTERHGMKVEIHSRDVAIGDCDCGDHLEETDVGVLLDVSLVFEDKFEFNSCWVGSVAKGVVLIFPSTLGATSVF
- the LOC106450525 gene encoding uncharacterized protein LOC106450525 isoform X2 gives rise to the protein MPTSQIRAKMKTIIHKSMIAGVQSVMPVEVTQQREVRSISVEDPVGAGIFRRTLNIVTYYKQAGDSGERGWLVAGWIKESLGRALTEQPLLCGRLRRRRTTKGEEDGLEVVTNDSGARLVEARFPASLPEFFEMVKRDKNRAEAETVFWRDIDEVDPQFSPLFYVQVTNFESGGYSIGISCSILIADLLIETDFLKKWAKIQSSLAHSQTTLKPIFYLPPVKRDKFINELPRPVSVLDRGGPLVIRAKTCSKTPLACMKKSVKAAEDVFLFLKEQSGGENNTTERHGMKVEIHSRDVAIGDCDCGDHLEETDVGVLLDVSLVFEDKFEFNSCWVGSVAKGVVLIFPSTLGGTKSLVKFIVASPKNATH
- the LOC106450525 gene encoding uncharacterized protein LOC106450525 isoform X1, producing MPTSQIRAKMKTIIHKSMIAGVQSVMPVEVTQQREVRSISVEDPVGAGIFRRTLNIVTYYKQAGDSGERGWLVAGWIKESLGRALTEQPLLCGRLRRRRTTKGEEDGLEVVTNDSGARLVEARFPASLPEFFEMVKRDKNRAEAETVFWRDIDEVDPQFSPLFYVQVTNFESGGYSIGISCSILIADLLIETDFLKKWAKIQSSLAHSQTTLKPIFYLPPVKRDKFINELPRPVSVLDRGGPLVIRAKTCSKTPLACMKKSVKAAEDVFLFLKEQSGGENNTTERHGMKVEIHSRDVAIGDCDCGDHLEETDVGVLLDVSLVFEDKFEFNSCWVGSVAKGVVLIFPSTLGGFSRLVFVFYLLIIERETQKFEPVQYP